In Thunnus thynnus chromosome 20, fThuThy2.1, whole genome shotgun sequence, a single window of DNA contains:
- the LOC137171897 gene encoding sarcoplasmic reticulum histidine-rich calcium-binding protein, producing the protein MAPVKGWMVGLLLVLLCPSQAPLSGVVSAQDVANAEEDVHARIVEEAAAEETENAEGDDGAGEEEVAEGGAKEESDDEAESDEQEVEEEDREAEEEEEETTEEEEEETAEEEEEAEETAEEAEEEEEAEETAQVDEDAEEEAEEEEEEVEESADEEAEEEEAAEEDEAEEEEAVEEEEEEEASEDEEEAEEEEEAADEEESADEEEEEHAAEEEEEEEEADEAEATEEDEEEEDADEEAEATAENEEAEEDEETTEEEEEEASEEDDEAAGGEEEADEEQEDAEEEAEDADIAEDEEDEDEPESGDISEEEAVDDMQHFRSGSLCSVCSICEHCSTNCDKCPCEEEDESDHCEHCEECSSCYLCPILCDTICTPGGFVDELTGTIFQTVASLL; encoded by the exons ATGGCACCTGTAAAAGGCTGGATGGTGGGGCTCCTGCTGGTGCTACTGTGCCCATCCCAGGCCCCACTTTCTGGTGTAGTGAGTGCCCAGGACGTGGCCAACGCAGAGGAAGATGTCCACGCCAGAATTGTGGAGGAGGCCGCAGCAGAAGAGACCGAAAATGCTGAGGGTGATGATGGCGCAGGCGAAGAAGAGGTAGCAGAGGGGGGAGCGAAGGAAGAATCAGATGATGAGGCTGAAAGTGATGAACAGGAAGTGGAAGAGGAAGACAGGGaggctgaggaggaagaagaggagactactgaggaggaggaagaggagactgctgaggaggaggaagaggcagaggagacTGCTGAGGAGgccgaggaagaggaggaggcagaggagactGCTCAGGTGGATGAGGATGCtgaggaggaggcagaagaagaagaggaggaggtagaggagagTGCTGATGAGGaagcggaggaggaggaagctgcCGAGGAAGatgaggctgaggaggaggaggcggtagaggaagaagaagaggaagaggcctctgaggatgaggaagaggcagaagaagaagaagaagctgctgATGAGGAAGAGAGTgctgatgaggaagaggaggagcacgctgctgaagaagaagaagaagaagaggaggctgATGAGGCAGAAGCaacagaggaagatgaggaggaggaggatgctgATGAGGAAGCAGAGGCCACAGCTGAAaatgaggaggcagaggaggacgaggagacaactgaggaggaagaagaggaggcctctgaagaggatgatgaggcagctggaggagaggaggaagctgATGAAGAGCAGGAGGATGCCGAGGAAGAGGCAGAAGATGCTGATATAGctgaagatgaggaagatgaag atgaaCCTGAAAGTGGCGACATAAGTGAGGAGGAGGCCGTTGATGACATGCAGCACTTCCGCTCTGGCTCTTTATGTAGTGTTTGCTCCATCTGTgag CACTGTTCCACTAACTGTGACAAGTGCCCCtgtgaggaggaagatgagtCGGATCACTGTGAGCACTGCGAA GAATGCTCATCCTGCTACCTCTGCCCTATACTGTGTGACACAATTTGCACACCAG GCGGTTTTGTTGATGAGCTGACTGGGACCATCTTTCA GACTGTTGCCTCTTTACTCTGA